The following proteins are co-located in the Bacteroidales bacterium genome:
- a CDS encoding flavin reductase family protein: MSKVVWKPGTMIYPLPAVMVSCGSVSEEYNIITVSWTGTICTDPAMCYISVRPERHSYEIIKKNREFVINLTTKELAFATDWCGVKSGSKFNKFKEMGLTPVPASKIKAPLIKESPVNIECIVKEIKELGSHHMFISEVVAVNAEEKYIDSKSGLFKLNEATPLCYSHGKYYETGPLVGKFGFSVEKKTKGKG; encoded by the coding sequence ATGAGTAAGGTAGTCTGGAAACCGGGAACAATGATCTATCCCCTTCCTGCTGTTATGGTGAGCTGTGGATCTGTATCTGAAGAGTACAATATTATAACTGTCTCATGGACAGGCACTATCTGCACTGATCCTGCAATGTGTTATATTTCAGTCAGGCCTGAAAGACACTCATATGAAATAATAAAAAAAAATCGTGAATTTGTAATTAACCTTACCACAAAAGAGCTGGCATTTGCAACCGACTGGTGCGGTGTGAAATCAGGCAGTAAATTCAATAAATTTAAAGAGATGGGCTTAACCCCGGTACCGGCTTCAAAAATAAAGGCACCTTTAATAAAGGAATCACCTGTGAATATTGAGTGCATTGTAAAAGAGATTAAAGAATTAGGCTCGCATCACATGTTTATCTCTGAAGTAGTTGCAGTAAATGCTGAAGAAAAGTATATTGACAGTAAAAGTGGCCTGTTTAAACTAAATGAAGCTACTCCGTTATGCTATTCACACGGCAAGTATTATGAAACTGGTCCACTGGTAGGTAAATTCGGATTTTCTGTTGAGAAGAAAACAAAAGGCAAAGGTTAA
- the clpB gene encoding ATP-dependent chaperone ClpB, giving the protein MNLDNFTLKAQESVQQAFNIAGANGQQTIECAHLLKGIMNEAESITDFLFGKSGVDPSVIQKETDKLILTFPKVSGAEPYVSAAFSEALRKASDHAAKMKDKFVSAEHLIMGILDTGDRVSHILQDRGVTQKMLMAAITELRKGAKVESQTSDDTFDSLNRYAINLNERARSGKLDPVIGRDDEIRRILQILTRRTKNNPLLIGEPGVGKTAIAEGLAHRIIRMDVPEDIKSKVIYSLDMGALIAGAKYKGEFEERLKAVVNEVIGSNGEIVLFIDEIHTLVGAGKSDGAMDAANILKPALARGELRAIGATTLNEYQKYFEKDKALERRFQVVMVDEPDRADSISILRGIREKYETHHKVIIRDEALISAVDLSTRYITDRFLPDKAIDLIDEAASRLKLEMNSVPEEIDEAERTITRLEIEKEALRRDGDTIKFDKISRELADMQSRRDSLKADWKAEKEMIDKVQSKKEAVESMRFEAEQAERTGDYGRVAELRYGKIVEVEKEINSLKHEIEKKRKKGSLIQEEVRSEDIAAIVSKWTGIPVTRMLESEKEKLLRLEDELHKRVVGQDEAIEAVADAVRRSRAGLQDQKRPVGSFIFIGTTGVGKTELARALAGFLFNDENLMTRIDMSEYQERHSVSRLIGAPPGYIGYDEGGQLTEAVRHKPYSVVLLDEIEKAHPDIFNLLLQVLDEGRLTDNKGRTVNFRNVIVIMTSNLGSDIIRERMDSLNNELNEKEAEELRQEIFLLLRRSLRPEFLNRVDEIVMFKPLTYDQIRQIVKLQLSSIGRTLEEYKVKIVVTDDAIDWLAKQGYDPQSGARPVKRLIQKAIVNELSKKIIGGTVLKDGNVIIGVKNDQLEFTNRNTP; this is encoded by the coding sequence ATGAATCTTGATAATTTTACTTTAAAGGCACAGGAGTCTGTTCAGCAGGCATTTAATATTGCAGGGGCAAATGGTCAGCAGACAATTGAATGCGCTCATCTTCTTAAAGGAATCATGAATGAAGCGGAAAGTATTACTGATTTTCTTTTTGGAAAATCAGGTGTTGATCCATCAGTAATTCAAAAGGAGACAGATAAACTTATATTGACTTTCCCAAAAGTATCAGGAGCCGAGCCATATGTATCTGCAGCATTTTCTGAGGCTTTAAGAAAAGCATCGGATCATGCAGCTAAGATGAAAGATAAATTCGTTTCAGCAGAACATCTTATAATGGGCATACTTGATACCGGAGACAGGGTATCCCATATTCTTCAGGATCGGGGAGTAACACAAAAAATGCTGATGGCTGCCATAACTGAATTAAGAAAAGGTGCTAAAGTGGAATCACAGACCTCTGATGATACTTTCGACTCACTTAACAGGTATGCTATTAATCTGAATGAGAGAGCCAGGTCTGGCAAGCTTGATCCCGTTATAGGAAGGGATGATGAGATTCGAAGAATTTTACAGATTCTGACAAGACGTACCAAAAACAATCCGCTGCTTATTGGTGAACCTGGAGTAGGAAAGACAGCTATTGCGGAAGGACTGGCACATAGGATAATCAGGATGGATGTACCTGAAGATATAAAATCAAAGGTTATTTACTCGCTCGACATGGGTGCCCTGATAGCTGGTGCAAAATATAAAGGTGAATTTGAAGAACGGTTAAAAGCAGTTGTAAATGAGGTCATAGGATCAAACGGAGAGATTGTATTGTTTATTGATGAGATTCACACTCTCGTAGGTGCGGGTAAATCCGATGGAGCAATGGACGCAGCTAATATCCTAAAACCTGCTCTTGCCAGAGGGGAGCTTAGAGCAATCGGAGCAACTACTCTGAATGAATATCAGAAATATTTTGAAAAAGACAAAGCTCTTGAACGGAGATTTCAGGTTGTAATGGTTGATGAACCAGACAGAGCAGATTCCATATCTATACTCAGAGGTATACGGGAGAAATATGAAACCCATCATAAGGTCATTATCAGGGATGAGGCACTTATTTCTGCTGTAGATCTGTCAACAAGATATATAACTGATCGTTTCCTTCCGGATAAAGCTATAGACCTTATTGATGAAGCAGCTTCCAGACTGAAACTTGAAATGAACTCGGTCCCCGAAGAGATTGATGAGGCTGAGAGGACTATTACCCGTCTTGAAATTGAAAAAGAAGCTCTCAGAAGAGATGGTGATACTATTAAATTTGATAAGATTTCACGGGAACTTGCTGATATGCAATCCAGAAGAGATAGTCTTAAAGCCGACTGGAAAGCAGAGAAAGAGATGATTGATAAGGTTCAGTCGAAAAAAGAGGCTGTGGAATCAATGCGATTTGAAGCAGAGCAAGCAGAAAGAACTGGTGATTATGGACGGGTTGCTGAGTTACGGTATGGTAAAATAGTTGAAGTCGAAAAGGAAATTAACTCACTGAAGCATGAAATAGAGAAAAAAAGAAAAAAAGGATCTTTAATCCAGGAAGAGGTAAGATCTGAAGATATTGCTGCTATTGTATCAAAGTGGACTGGGATTCCGGTAACCAGAATGCTTGAGAGTGAAAAGGAAAAGTTACTTAGGCTTGAAGATGAGTTACATAAGAGGGTAGTTGGTCAGGATGAAGCAATTGAGGCTGTTGCTGATGCCGTAAGAAGATCACGTGCCGGTTTGCAGGACCAGAAACGGCCTGTTGGGTCATTTATTTTTATTGGAACTACAGGTGTTGGAAAAACTGAACTTGCAAGAGCACTTGCCGGTTTTCTTTTTAATGATGAGAACCTTATGACCCGGATTGATATGTCGGAATATCAGGAGAGACACTCTGTTTCAAGGCTTATAGGCGCACCTCCGGGATATATTGGTTATGATGAAGGAGGACAGCTCACTGAGGCTGTAAGACATAAACCATATTCTGTTGTTCTTCTTGACGAAATTGAAAAAGCCCATCCCGACATATTTAATCTCCTGCTTCAGGTTCTTGATGAAGGAAGGCTTACTGATAACAAGGGGCGGACTGTTAACTTCAGAAATGTCATAGTTATTATGACCTCTAATCTGGGATCAGACATCATCAGAGAAAGAATGGATAGCTTAAACAATGAATTGAATGAAAAAGAAGCAGAGGAGCTTCGACAGGAAATCTTTCTGTTGCTAAGAAGATCCCTCCGTCCTGAGTTTCTTAACAGAGTTGATGAAATAGTTATGTTCAAACCCTTGACATATGACCAGATAAGGCAGATTGTTAAACTTCAGCTCTCCTCGATAGGGCGGACGCTTGAAGAATATAAAGTGAAAATCGTCGTAACTGACGATGCCATTGACTGGCTGGCAAAGCAGGGATACGATCCGCAATCAGGAGCCAGACCGGTTAAGAGGTTAATACAGAAGGCAATTGTAAATGAACTATCAAAAAAGATAATAGGGGGTACTGTTCTAAAGGATGGTAATGTAATAATCGGAGTAAAGAATGACCAGCTTGAATTTACCAACCGGAATACGCCATGA
- a CDS encoding ATP-binding cassette domain-containing protein — MSEKILETLMQLFAIIAKPQSNDSERRGVVEAFLKRMLNQELVKEYLSTYDKEFEEARKKLEKSSAERREGAIAIRIRKLCKEINEQGQLDQEQRIVVVIQVLEFCKSGGQEVSQLELGFISTLAEGLNITNEEYEYIEKFVLNQFTSIPDTSNLLIINGIKDFDPKGAKHVFKDLLKGHIWILFVSSVNKYFVRFTASGELSMNGQLLQEDKVYPLSQGSSIKGYKISPIYYWDVTMQFLKEEFKASRVVYEVSNLEYRFKNGKVGIHHMSFMEESGRMVGIMGASGAGKSTLLGVLNGTNDPYDGEVLINGVSIHKDKDKIKGLIGYVSQDDLLIEELTVFENLYYNAKLCFDNLTEEEIVARVDSVLKNLGLYEIRNIQVGSPLNKKISGGQRKRLNISLELIREPAIMFLDEPTSGLSSRDSENILDLLKELARKGKLLFIVIHQPSSEIFKMFDKLIILDTGGYLIYNGNPVDSIEYFKRKIEQANYNESECYVCGNVNPEQIFNIVETRVFTESGQPTDTRRISPADWSTHYKAEQKKEMLERGTSIPEINFKTPNKLKQFIVFVKRDLLSKVADTQYLLITLLEAPILAFFLAILIRYFDESAKDAHYTLYDNSNLPVYIFMSVIVAIFMGLTVSAEEIIKDRKILKREAFLNLSWNSYLMSKVFVQFAISAIQALTFVIVGNSITGIRGMWFEYWLVLFSCWAGANMLGLVISDSFKAVVTIYILIPFLVIPQIILSGVMVKFEKLNPSIPLTNPVGIPFYGEFITARWGYEALAVNQFINNRYESQFYVYDKAMSKAKFKKDYWNVEVKGKLDNIQNDLNKGTRSADFNEKLSVVYNEFQKEKLLTPDIPFEGIESLKPDKITKELVADALLYVEKLRKYYIAYSNNAKDRKDALVTRLQAEDNEGFLKTRDRYANESLEEFVTNKNETVRFVEFNGEIIQKLEPIFMEPKHSFIKAHFYSPTKQVFGWKVDTYVVNVVVLWFMTTLLYLALYFRLLKKLLDSGEVMMGKKHKGSD, encoded by the coding sequence ATGAGTGAGAAGATCCTAGAAACCCTGATGCAGTTGTTTGCGATAATTGCAAAACCTCAGAGCAACGACAGTGAAAGAAGAGGTGTTGTAGAAGCTTTTCTAAAACGAATGCTTAACCAGGAACTGGTAAAGGAATACCTGTCTACTTATGATAAGGAGTTCGAAGAGGCACGTAAAAAACTTGAAAAAAGCAGCGCTGAAAGACGTGAAGGAGCTATTGCAATCAGAATCAGGAAGCTTTGCAAAGAGATAAATGAACAGGGCCAGCTCGACCAGGAACAGAGGATTGTGGTGGTTATTCAGGTTCTTGAATTCTGCAAATCAGGCGGACAGGAGGTTAGTCAGCTTGAACTTGGTTTTATAAGTACACTTGCTGAGGGACTAAATATTACTAACGAAGAATACGAGTATATTGAAAAATTTGTGCTGAACCAGTTTACATCAATTCCAGACACATCCAACCTTCTTATAATAAATGGGATAAAAGATTTTGATCCCAAAGGCGCAAAACATGTTTTCAAAGATTTGCTTAAGGGACATATCTGGATCCTTTTCGTTTCATCAGTAAATAAATACTTTGTAAGGTTTACAGCTTCCGGTGAACTTTCAATGAACGGGCAGTTACTACAGGAAGATAAGGTTTATCCTTTAAGTCAGGGTTCTTCAATAAAAGGCTATAAGATCTCCCCGATATATTACTGGGACGTAACAATGCAGTTCCTGAAAGAGGAATTTAAAGCATCCCGTGTTGTATATGAGGTAAGTAATCTCGAATACAGATTTAAAAATGGAAAGGTCGGTATCCACCATATGAGTTTCATGGAGGAGTCGGGCAGAATGGTTGGGATAATGGGAGCCAGCGGTGCGGGAAAATCAACTCTTCTGGGGGTTCTGAATGGTACAAACGATCCATATGATGGTGAAGTATTAATAAACGGTGTAAGTATACATAAGGACAAAGACAAAATCAAGGGACTTATTGGTTATGTGTCTCAGGATGACCTGCTTATTGAAGAACTAACTGTCTTCGAGAATCTTTACTATAATGCGAAACTCTGCTTCGACAATCTTACAGAAGAAGAAATTGTTGCCCGGGTTGACAGTGTTTTAAAAAATCTCGGCCTCTACGAAATCAGAAATATTCAGGTTGGAAGTCCGCTTAACAAAAAAATAAGCGGCGGACAAAGGAAAAGACTAAATATCTCACTTGAGCTGATCAGGGAACCGGCAATAATGTTCCTCGATGAACCAACTTCAGGGCTCTCCTCAAGAGACTCTGAGAATATTCTTGACCTCCTGAAAGAACTTGCGAGGAAGGGTAAACTTCTGTTTATAGTAATACATCAGCCCTCTTCAGAGATCTTTAAGATGTTCGACAAACTGATAATCCTCGACACAGGAGGATACCTTATATATAATGGTAATCCTGTTGACTCTATCGAGTATTTCAAAAGAAAAATTGAACAGGCCAACTATAACGAAAGTGAATGTTATGTCTGCGGTAATGTTAACCCTGAACAGATCTTCAATATTGTAGAGACAAGGGTATTTACTGAGAGCGGACAGCCGACAGACACCAGAAGGATCTCACCGGCTGACTGGAGCACTCACTATAAGGCTGAACAAAAGAAAGAGATGCTTGAACGGGGAACAAGTATTCCGGAGATCAACTTTAAAACTCCCAATAAGCTGAAGCAGTTTATTGTATTTGTCAAACGCGACCTGCTTTCTAAAGTTGCGGATACTCAATATCTCCTTATAACACTTCTTGAAGCCCCTATCCTTGCATTTTTCCTTGCCATACTAATCAGGTATTTTGATGAGAGTGCAAAAGATGCGCATTATACTCTTTACGATAACAGTAACCTGCCTGTATATATTTTCATGTCGGTAATTGTTGCAATCTTCATGGGATTGACTGTGAGTGCAGAAGAGATTATTAAGGACAGGAAAATCCTGAAGAGAGAGGCATTTCTGAATCTGAGCTGGAACAGTTATCTTATGTCCAAAGTATTTGTGCAGTTTGCTATTTCAGCTATTCAGGCACTGACTTTTGTGATTGTAGGAAACAGCATTACCGGAATCAGAGGAATGTGGTTTGAATACTGGCTTGTGCTATTCTCCTGCTGGGCCGGCGCAAATATGCTTGGACTGGTTATCTCAGACAGCTTTAAAGCAGTGGTAACTATTTATATATTAATTCCGTTCCTTGTTATACCGCAGATTATTCTGAGCGGAGTAATGGTAAAATTCGAAAAACTAAATCCAAGCATTCCTCTTACTAATCCCGTAGGTATTCCTTTTTATGGCGAATTTATTACTGCAAGATGGGGATATGAAGCGCTGGCAGTAAATCAATTCATAAACAACAGATACGAGAGTCAGTTCTATGTATATGATAAGGCGATGAGTAAAGCCAAATTCAAGAAGGACTATTGGAATGTTGAGGTAAAAGGGAAACTCGATAATATTCAGAATGATCTGAATAAGGGCACCAGAAGCGCCGACTTCAACGAAAAGCTAAGTGTGGTTTATAATGAATTTCAGAAAGAAAAACTCTTAACACCTGATATCCCTTTTGAAGGGATTGAATCGTTGAAACCCGACAAGATTACGAAGGAACTAGTAGCTGATGCGCTGTTGTATGTTGAAAAATTAAGAAAATACTACATCGCTTACTCTAATAATGCAAAAGACAGGAAAGATGCACTTGTTACCAGGTTGCAGGCAGAGGATAATGAAGGGTTTCTTAAAACAAGGGACAGGTATGCCAATGAATCCCTCGAAGAATTTGTGACTAACAAAAATGAGACTGTAAGGTTTGTTGAGTTCAACGGAGAAATTATCCAGAAGCTTGAACCTATATTCATGGAACCAAAACACTCTTTTATTAAAGCTCACTTCTATTCTCCCACAAAACAGGTGTTTGGATGGAAAGTCGATACTTATGTTGTCAATGTCGTTGTTCTGTGGTTTATGACAACATTGCTTTATCTGGCTCTCTATTTCAGACTTCTCAAGAAACTGCTTGACTCAGGCGAAGTTATGATGGGCAAGAAGCACAAAGGATCAGATTGA
- a CDS encoding DUF1987 domain-containing protein translates to MEPIIIEGTPKTPTVKFDSSEGVFEIKGRSIPENSVEFYKPLVDWLDSYKEAPLTKTVVNIRLEYFNTSSSKCILDVFKKLEAIHKAKNEVEVNWYYEEDDEDMLEAGEDYESIIRVPFKMIEIVE, encoded by the coding sequence ATGGAACCGATCATCATCGAGGGAACCCCGAAAACTCCAACAGTAAAATTTGATTCTTCAGAAGGTGTATTTGAAATTAAAGGACGTTCAATTCCTGAAAACTCAGTGGAATTCTACAAGCCTTTGGTTGATTGGCTTGACAGCTATAAAGAAGCACCTCTGACAAAAACAGTTGTTAATATTCGTCTCGAATATTTCAACACAAGTTCATCCAAGTGTATACTCGATGTTTTTAAGAAGCTTGAGGCAATACACAAGGCCAAGAATGAAGTTGAAGTTAACTGGTACTACGAGGAGGACGATGAGGATATGCTCGAAGCCGGTGAGGATTACGAATCTATCATCCGCGTCCCGTTCAAGATGATTGAGATTGTAGAATAA